ttaccttataaataatttgtatattttatgtaagatcttattttgttgcttgattttttaattttttaaagacaataaccctttaatatcttaagtaaatgttagttttattttatattttaacttactccaaagtataaatagtcatagattatctcaatttacatttatctattatagttttttaattaatttgtttacctccatatttctagctaatatagaagaatGTCTAAGGACtacgtcaatatatatatatatatatatatatatatatatatatatatatatatatatatatattagatttgtctaagatctatttagattacgTATAAGATTCAttcaactacttccattaattatgttttcatttataatttttaattattaatgttgtcctaaaattgccaaatGACTTCATTTTatcttgccacttggcttaaccacaatgcatactatcctccttttaatataatatagcttATTGagtctcttttcctttatttgtcaCTTCTTTATTAATCTTCAAATGCAAAATACATAAAGACCCCATTAAATTTGtccaaaaaataaatttaaatactTAAATTAAACGGGTGTTCTTTGAACTCTTATTCTTGTTTAAAGTGAAACTATTTCCACCCTGAGAGTATAATACAGATTCATGGGGTGAGAGTATCACACTCGCATGCCACGTCATTGCCACGTcagaaattcattaaaattctaatatttcactctctttttttcagacatttttttctttttattactcTTTTTTACAATAATTAACTCTAATTAATCCTTAATACCCCTCAATAACTTCATCTTAGTGTGCAACTGCGAACAAGAACATTAAGATTGCTTCCCTACCAGCAAATAGAATAAAATTTAAGattgaaattggaattttgaatGCTATTTGAAATGCTTGAAGAATAAGATGAGTtactttgtttttttaaaataaaaatcttctaaatattttccaaaacttagCATTCTCGGTAAGATTCCGCCATTAACGACGAAGCTGTAGCTTGTTCCTCCCTGCAGCTAACTTAGAATTCAACAGGAATATCTATGTACATCTCCTAATCTGGAAGCATATTCCCGTCCTTGAATCTCTATTAGTTTAGAGTTTCAGAAGGCATCAACGGGTTCGTTTTTACTAACATATATTGATTAGCTAGTTAGCGTTGTTAGCTGGATCTGACAACAAAGTTTCAGGTTTGGCCTTTCCTTTTTTTCCACGTAAACATTTAAGGTGGTATTAATTCCATTGAAAACAATAATTCTGATTGTACACAACCAACGGAAATCAGAAATTAAGTCATAGAAGTATTATgtacttatagcctgtttggctaaGCTAGAGAAattaacttattttgagaagtgtttttttcaaaagtgcttgtaaaaaaagtacttttggagagaaacagtttgtgtttggctaatcactctgaaaaatacttttgagcaataatttatgtttggccaaacttttcagAGAGTGcattttaagtatcaaattacgaataaggatatgaatagatttacttaatagttaatattatgagtaaataaataatctcaaaaatttgttattacatgcaataattaaatcttttcattttatttaagtacaatatgaaaataaaatttaaaagtacttaattattttaatttaagttaaatatattaaaaatcattcaacaaatataaaaacattcacccctaaagtcattATATATTAAAaagctatcctaaaaataataagaaatatttataccttaatatcctaagtattaggtttgaCGGTTATtttagtatatactatattttggtaaggatatttttggtaaaaagaaaagtcaaaactacttttttcttcttctcaaaaactgtttttgcttcttcccaaaaatattttttccccaaaataatttgaccaaacacctcaagttaaaaaaaaatatttttggagaaaAGTATTTCTAGCCTCTCGAGAAACTTGGCTAACCAGGCTATAATACGAAACTTATGTATTTTGTCATCTTCAAATTTACTTCATGTCTAATCGTCCTACACTGTTGCAGCTGAAAAGTCTTGTCACCCCTCAGATTGAAAAACTACTctaattatgaaaggatcatgaTCCAGTCTAGAATGAAGCATACACTGTTGCACCTAAAGTTGGAGGTACGGCTGTCAAATTTGGCTCAAGCCCGTCCAACCCGCTCAAGAGTGGACTGGTTATTGATCCGCCCATTTATTGAACCCAGACCATCTTAACTCAATCCATCTCAACTCATTTAAAGTAGGGATGAtttttgaagaattaacccaaatagccgcccACTCAataacttaaactaaaaataaccaATGGAAGTATAATATATGCACAATTTATACTCCATATTGTATGTGTATAATTGTGCATAAttaatatataatctatgtatataacttgaaaaagtaaaaaaattaacatgaccagctatttgtgtaaagatcccttgatttttagcccaaattgatcaATGAGTAACTTTGTTCAAAATAtcatagaaatatttttttttgtttgatatgttatatatatatgaccataacaaaagaaaaaaaatcttatttaataattatacaATTCATAAGAAAACAACACATTAATTAAAGCTTGATAAGAGTTGGATAGGTTGGGCTATGACCAAAATTTTAGCTCATCTTGACTCAACTCATCTCAGCTCAAGTAACTTTTGGGCGGGTCAATGATCCCCCATTTATtgactcaacccatttttatccGCCCAAAATCGACCCAATCCTCCTATTTGACACCCCTAGTCGGAGAGTTTACCTAACTAGTTGGCAAAAGGAGAACTTCCTGGAGTAAGACTAAAGCATGATAATGGTAGGGTAAGACCTCATTATTTCATCATACCAAATTGACAACATTTTCCAATCCCTGTATATTCACTCATTCCCTTATTCAGCTCTTTGATCGCGATACTAATTACATAGGTTCTTATTAGAATAAATGATGGGCGTTGGTGGCAAGAGGAAGATCCTCCCGTGGTTCAAATCATTCTGAATGAAGAGTCAGCAAACAAAATAGAGACTATATCGTAAATGTTGAATTCTGTGAATGAGGGGAATTGAAAGTTGATGTGTTAGTTTGAATTCTTTAGATTTTAGCAGAGGCGGAGCTAGCCTAAGgtgcgggttcggccgaacccagttaCTTTTGCTTAAACACTGTATTTGTACTAGGTTATtcattaaatatctataaatactTAATTGTGAACCTAATAACTAAGACGAGTTATAGGTCCGTGGCAAATTtagaacccataaactttaaatcttgGCTTCAGGATTTTAGGGCAAACTACCCGTTGATTATGTTCCATACATTCGAAAACTTAATGCTCAATAATGATAGCTTAGAGTCCAGCTTAAAATCTGGTACAAGAGGCTAGACAATAACGCAAAAGCAAAAATACACCAATGTTTTCCATTATCTGTGGTTTCATAATATACTCAATATGGATGATATTGAAAACAGATATAAGCTTAAAAGAGGCCATTCACTAAGTCCCCGATCACACAGGTTACAAACACTCACAAAAGACAAAATGTTTGACAATTAACACTCATCGTGTAACAATTTATTCGAGTGATCGGAGACATTATGTGTAAAATTTACACAAAGTGACCAAGGTACTCCTCCACAGCAGTGTACTTGATATCTGGATAAAGTTCTGAGGCCTCAACCCCAAATGATGGCTCGATCTTAAAATTGGTTTGATCACCCTTCACAAACGTTGCGTGGTTGATTGCTAGTATAACAGGCAATGGCATTGGAGATGCTGCAACAGTATACAATATACACAACATCAGGATTACCAATgctaaattgaaagaattatCTTGATTAAAGAGATATGATAAAGATAACTAACTTTCAATGTCTTTGAGAATTTGCTCTTCTGGAATGTAGATCTTCTCCAAAGTTTTTCCAATCATTTTCTCCCACACAGCCACAAGTTCGTTGAACGATAACGTGTTTTTGGGAGGCTTAATGTAGAGGGTCTTGTTCAACGTTCTCGGATCATCAACAGCTTTAATAGTATAGGTACCAATATCATGTTCTTCATTGAATACAGCTGCAAACAAACAGTATACAAAAATGAGACATTCAAATCAATGGAGTCGCAAACCAAAACTGGTGTCGCGGGGATAAGAATTTTTTTGCTTGTACCCTTAACATTTCCATCCCCGGGAATGATGACTTTGTCTCTAGGTGGAGCAGTGGCTCCGGGCTGAACCATAGTTGGTAAGAAGTAACCAGCAAAACAGTTACATGAGACATAAGTATAAGGAATTCCTTCAGCTTCAATAGCTCTGCGGATTTGAGATTTCACAGCAAATGCAGACTTTGCTGGTTCCACAGCGTTGGTCTTATCAACATCCATACCAAACTCCGAAGGCAAGAATCTCTGAAAAATTTAAGCATAAGGTAATTTATTTCCATAAACATTATGTAAAACTGGTGTTGCCACAGAAATCAGACTGAAAATTGGGACCAGTTTAGGAAATTAACTCGTTTTATGAGTTAATTCAAGGAGGCTAACACCCTTAATTTGAGGTTTCATGTGATGGCACATATTGATCAAGTCTATATTTTCTAATTCAAATGCTATCTAATAAATTAACAATTTTATCAACTACTACTGTAGTTATCAAGATTCCATTATTATCCTTTGACCTACAttacatctatttatttgttCAAATGTTGTTCAGGCTAATTGTATCAAAGTACTTGCCtaggcgtaactggtaaagttgctgccatataactaggaggtcacgggttcgagacATGGAAACAGCCTCTCGCGCATAGCGGCTGCCCTTTTTTTTTGTGTATCAAAGTACTATGAATGAGCATTAACAGATAGAAATGACAGAGTACTGATGCTAAATGTATCctaaaatcttgaaaaaataagAACCATTTACCTTAATATTGCCAGCTTCTTTGATAGCAGCAATGACCTTAACTTGATCAGCCAATTGCATCATCCCCATTGTTGATATTACCACGTCCACTTGCTTTATAGCCTTCACCAAACTCTCATGATCATATAAATCACCCTGTTCAAAACAAGAAATTTACTATTACTTGCATTTCAATTATTTTTCCTCATTTTACAACAAATAACAAGTCCAGTATGATCCTACGAGTGGAGTACTCTGGGGAGGGTGGGATATATACAGcgcttacccctaccttgtgttaaaaattaaaattatttcaaTTCTTTTTCCTCATTTTGGTTTACATAAAAGGAAAGAATTAATGcactatatatacatacatgaAGAATAGTGACACCCAAATTCTTGAAATTGTCAACAATTTTACCCTTAACAGGGTCAGAAACTGTGCTCTCTCTAACCAATGCAAAGGTGGGGTGTCCAGATTTTGCACTTGCTTCTACTACAAATTTTCCAATATATCCAGTTCCTCCAATGATCAGAACTTTGCTTTTCTCAGCCATTTGAAAAGTAGAGATTAATTTCAGTGGGTGTAAAAGTGAAGTTGAATTAGCCTTCTCAAGAATTTGGTTGTGGTATCAAAGCATGCTGAGGCAACATCATTTTATGCGCCGAGCTAGGTGTGTGTAAGTACCAAAATGACCTCGGTTTTCCAACTAACCTTCTAACTAATTGTCTTGCTTCCTTTGAGGAGCAATTATTCACGACTTCGatagtgtaattttttttatatatataaataaattttaagatttgtattatttttctagGTTACAAATTTCGTTGTTTATAAATGTTATTTGTAGTTATTTTTAATATAACTTGATggtataaaaaaaatttaatcgcACTGCAAAATCGCATGCAAAATCCCATTACAAAGTCGCATAAAATTCTACTTTTTTTTGTTTCAACTTATGTGGCATGGTTTGCCTCACATAATTTACGATAGAAAGAAacacttttgaaacttgtaattttatatcataatatttgtgtggttataataTTTTTGAAACTTATCATATGCCATAATATTTGCATGGCAATAAAAGCTTGTCATTAAGAATGAATaagtttaaattaaatagttttcaaatttaaaagattgCTATGCATTTTAAAATGgattaaaaaataaatacttCTGCTTAAACTGAAACGAATGGAGTACTATTACATATCATCAATTAGGGATGTACATGGAtcgggttggttcgatttttatcaaaaccaaaccaaaccaactacatcggtttggattggttcgattttgttGGACTTTTtgggtttttcggatttttttgttacatgaatatttttcaatcttactttgttaaaattatagataaagttttgataagtaaatatttatttagtaaaaaatttaaaaattaaataacatatgtctattaaaatattcttttgGGAGAATTAtgtttagtaacacatgatagttattttcttagttgtctaaCAATAATTGTTTTGTTAAtgtacgctttcaaggttaaccgaatttaataattaaacataaaaatcaagatgatacctaaataatgatatattctatTTAATTCTAAATCAAAtttgaaaaagatataagaaattttgacatatgaatatggaagaacaaagagatgattgacgcatttcagtaacacttAATAAGAAAGTGATACATCCCATTATTTatagtaaataaaaataaatacattttatagttctattaaatattacatctcATGAGAAGATCTCGAATATTTCtacattttttaaaagaaaattcaatataaagtcttaaaagtatatataaaaattatatatttatatgtcggtttggttcggatttttttactcaataccaaaccaaacctagtcggattttttaatcgatttggtttgacttttcggtttggtgtggttttccggttcggtttgaaTACCCCTAtcatcaaccatagattagtgttTTTTTGGGGTAAATCAGATACTTAAAACTTAGATACTAAAATAGTTACAAAGCAAACATGTTTGTAGGGCTTCCCAGGTAGCCAACATTCATGGTTTAAGTATCATTAATATTACAGGCCAAACAGTTTTGGTAAACCATAGATTAGTGTTAATCACACTCAAGAGGTGTGAAAGTAGTGAGTAGGAGCCAAAAGAAAGGTAGATAATAGATGGCACTCGGATTAACATAGTTGAAtccttttatttgattttcatcaACTAAGAATttgattaattattattattattattattattaaatagtTAGAGCTACGAAATGGACATAGTGGCATAAGATCGAAAGAGAATTAGATTATCAACGACACTCGAATTACTTTAAGTTTTCGAGGCTGTTCAATTCATAGCACGATTATAGCTTGAGTTAGCTCCAAATTAACAAAGACCATAAGATGGACTTCTAGAAATATTAGATATACATGGTTTCTTAAGCAAATAAAATGTACGCAAATTAATTTAGTTTGATTGGAAATGACCCCCCcaagaccaaaaaaaaaaaaaaaaaaaacctttggTTATGGTTCTCTGTATAGGTTAGGTAAAGGGTCATATATGGAATTGCCAATTTGGTATTGTATGACCAAACAGCAGAGGGTAACTTAGAAATGAATGAAGCCGAGATAAGGATAATAATTGTTCAATGCAGGTTACGGCATTACCTGTAAAGTAGTTTAATTTGGTGTGTTAAGTTGACATTGAGTGATGTTGCGAGAAATGGAAATATGTGAATATGATCACATCTACGCTATACTTTTAGAAACCCCACTAAACCATGTTTTcccttgtgtgtgtgtgtgtgtggcggggggggggggggggggttaccaAGGATTTAAGTGATATATGTTagaatgtatttttttttatagtatCATTAATTTAACATGTGACAGTCActtgtatttcttttttttcttcttctggagattcttctatttttaagaaaattatagTAAATTCCATAAGTCACTCAACTTATAGACGCATCCTACCAAAGTTATTTTTGTTTTGACTCAAAAAATAAATTCCACACATTTAACATATCATGTCACATTAAAACCCCATTTTCTAATAATAAAATAGGAATCTTACGGAAATGTCTCAAATAAGTTTTGGATGAGGTAgtaataaggtgatgaaatacaaataaattatatatatacaagattccaaaaatctaagcaaaaaatgacctttttcaatgggtatggttgaaattcattgaaaacatatagatgaatcaatatacaaaatttgaggaagatcggaggtgatttggactgatttggtatcaatttaaaattcgtagttaaaatcgagttcaaaatgTTCTTCTGCGACACACACGTAccaaacatgtatcacgcatgtatcttaCACGcatgtatacatggatatacatgtgatatacaTTTGACATAAATATGATACATAAATGATACACATTGAAATACatatatcatttttttttcatgttcatcttctacttggaattttcaattcaaaccaactcaaaactctaccaaatcatcccaaaatagaGATTCAAGCTCCTCAAGATGTACTCAATCTATTataataacacccactcaaaaaaatacaaatatttgaccttttttggctacaaatagctaatggctaatattggtaatatttggctaatattagtaatattttatgaattgacaaATTTTTGTAATAAACTACTTATAA
The nucleotide sequence above comes from Nicotiana tabacum cultivar K326 chromosome 12, ASM71507v2, whole genome shotgun sequence. Encoded proteins:
- the LOC107767471 gene encoding phenylcoumaran benzylic ether reductase TP7-like, with translation MAEKSKVLIIGGTGYIGKFVVEASAKSGHPTFALVRESTVSDPVKGKIVDNFKNLGVTILHGDLYDHESLVKAIKQVDVVISTMGMMQLADQVKVIAAIKEAGNIKRFLPSEFGMDVDKTNAVEPAKSAFAVKSQIRRAIEAEGIPYTYVSCNCFAGYFLPTMVQPGATAPPRDKVIIPGDGNVKAVFNEEHDIGTYTIKAVDDPRTLNKTLYIKPPKNTLSFNELVAVWEKMIGKTLEKIYIPEEQILKDIETSPMPLPVILAINHATFVKGDQTNFKIEPSFGVEASELYPDIKYTAVEEYLGHFV